The proteins below come from a single Miscanthus floridulus cultivar M001 chromosome 1, ASM1932011v1, whole genome shotgun sequence genomic window:
- the LOC136542317 gene encoding protein TIFY 10a-like, with translation MAPAKSGEKATSFAMACSLLSRYVRQNGAAAGDLGLAIRAEADAKRTSADTEKGEKMKETMDLFPQNAGFGSEAAMKEALDAREPEKRQLTISYGGKVLVFDDFPAEKAKDLMQMASKGSSVAQNPGLLPSPTVATVTDSTKIAAVPAAPIAVVNAQKSAADIPQAPKASLRRFLEKRKDRLTAKAPYQGSPSDATPVKKEMAEGQPWLGLGPQIANPDLSLCKEGSQ, from the exons ATGGCACCTGCGAAATCCGGGGAGAAGGCGACCAGCTTCGCCATGGCCTGCAGCCTGCTCAGCCGCTACGTCAGGCAgaacggcgccgccgccggcgatctCGGCCTCGCCATCAGAG CTGAAGCCGATGCAAAGAGGACGTCGGCAGACACGGAAAAGGGGGAGAAGATGAAGGAGACCATGGATCTCTTCCCCCAGAACGCTGGGTTCGGCTCGGAGGCCGCCATGAAGGAAGCCCTTGATGCGAG GGAGCCAGAGAAGCGCCAGCTGACTATCTCCTATGGCGGGAAGGTCCTTGTGTTCGATGATTTCCCTGCAGAGAAGGCAAAAGACCTGATGCAAATGGCCAGCAAGGGTTCATCCGTAGCTCAGAACCCTGGCTTGCTGCCATCCCCCACAGTTGCAACCGTTACTGACAGCACCAAGATCGCAGCAGTGCCAGCCGCACCAATTGCCGTGGTCAACGCCCAGAAGAGTGCGGCAG ATATACCCCAGGCTCCCAAGGCATCTCTTCGCCGGTTCCTTGAGAAGAGAAAGGATCG CCTTACTGCGAAAGCACCATACCAAGGTTCCCCTTCAGATGCTACACCTGTGAAGAAGGAGATGGCGGAGGGTCAGCCATGGCTCGGGCTGGGACCTCAGATCGCCAATCCTGATCTGAGCTTGTGCAAGGAGGGGAGCCAATGA